The window CCTGACTCGCCCGCGCGGATTAAATATAGATTAAGAAAAGATTAGTGAAAAAACAAAAATCGCGTAAGCGATTGAAAATAAATGGATAATGGGCGGTTTTTTTTGGACCTGCCTACCTCGAACTACGTGCCTGCCTACCTCGAACTACGTGCCTACCTACCTCGAACTACGTGCCTACCTACCTCGAACTACGTGCCTGCCTACCTCGAACTACGTGCCTACCTACCTCTAACACCGTGCGTTATTTTTTACGGGGTTTAGGCTTGCGCAAATGCTTTTGCTGGCTGGCGCTTGGCACGTTCACCACATAGACAAGCCCGTCTCTGATTTCAAAATTACGAATCACGCCCACGGCTTTGAGCTCCTGAAAAGCTTTGACCAAGTTTTGCTTGAACTTCCATAAATCCCTTGTCCGGCTGCCACTCAGCAGGCGTAAAGTTTCCAGTTTCATCGGATACGATTCGGCATGACTGGCGTAAAAACCATGCAACCATAGCGCCAAAGGTTTACGGCGTAACTTCTGGCGTTCCTTCCAATCAATCGCTGTCCACATCCCTGCGCCATATAATTTGACTAATTCAGGATTCAATTTCAGGGTATAGAGTCCGCTAGCCTCATCTCTTACGCCCCCTTCAATCAAAGGACCAAAGTAGGTTTTTCTGTTATGTGTAATTTCAACGACGGCTCCTGCCAATCGCGCAAAAACATCCTTTAGCCACTCATGCATGGGCTTCCCGGCACTACGTCCAAGAGATTTCAAAAAAGCATGAGCCGTAAAATCGCAGCGCGTTCCAAGCGGGTGCTGCCGCGCCAAGTGCAATACTTGCTCCCACACATCCAAATCCGATTGATCCAGTTGCCAGCCTGTAAAGCGAATCTCGATACCGTTTTGAGCCGATAGCACTGCACGTTTAAGCGCTTGCCGATTCTTGCCCTGAATGGCCGCGAACAACGCGCCCCGCAAGGTGGAATTGGGCACACCTCGCGCCGGTTCTGGCCACAGGGGAAGCTGGATAATGTCGGCGCTTTTGGGCTGCTCTGCTGTCTGTTTCCACTGGCGGGCCTTGGCCGCTTCTTCCAAAGATTCAAGGCGGCGCTGCAAGGCGGGATCGTATGTGTCCATGGGCTTATCCTTTCTGCTGATTTCAGTAGGGCCATTTATGCCTTGCCTGTCAATGCTGCCCATGCACGGGCGATTCGGCCCCCTGTCGGCTGCTGGCGGGCTTCCTTTTCCCGCTGATCGGGCAGTAACGCCGTGGCTTGCTGCCGCCACTGGTCCCGGTCAGCTCGTAAATCCTCAATAGTGCTTTCCAGTTGCCGCCGCTCCCGGTCATGTTGTTCCCGCAGCAAGGCCGCTTCCCGCTCTG is drawn from Nitrosococcus watsonii C-113 and contains these coding sequences:
- the trfA gene encoding plasmid replication initiator TrfA; the encoded protein is MDTYDPALQRRLESLEEAAKARQWKQTAEQPKSADIIQLPLWPEPARGVPNSTLRGALFAAIQGKNRQALKRAVLSAQNGIEIRFTGWQLDQSDLDVWEQVLHLARQHPLGTRCDFTAHAFLKSLGRSAGKPMHEWLKDVFARLAGAVVEITHNRKTYFGPLIEGGVRDEASGLYTLKLNPELVKLYGAGMWTAIDWKERQKLRRKPLALWLHGFYASHAESYPMKLETLRLLSGSRTRDLWKFKQNLVKAFQELKAVGVIRNFEIRDGLVYVVNVPSASQQKHLRKPKPRKK